A stretch of the Synechocystis sp. PCC 7338 genome encodes the following:
- a CDS encoding CO2 hydration protein, giving the protein MTKTSLAPSRHPLREYIQNLEAGQALLADSPNNTLEVVGILKSYGVILDAYSINLQHIAHTQYLKLFPFFKYFNGNINGDRLLKHWWHNRINYEYAEYCMKAMMWHGGGKLDEYLDSAEFKANVKKLIKAKIKGNPFLQLLNQIFPEFLPEQMRMMAYYSALGQFWRVMADIFLNLSDRYDRGEIKTIPAVVQHIQDGLVADAARPIVYRVELGGTSYDILPPSANLAFLMETAVPYVEAVFFRGTPFPGTISYNAQAGQIPPDQSLFAYGALYADPLPIGGAGIPPTLLMQDMRHFLPDYLHRVYRASLRQEGDLLVQICESFQKSMFCVTTAAIRGLAPHPLETDNPEEQEANRAYLESWMNRFLTSRVEIINQPSTMAD; this is encoded by the coding sequence ATGACCAAAACCTCCCTTGCCCCATCCCGTCATCCCCTCAGAGAATATATTCAAAACCTGGAGGCGGGGCAGGCCTTGTTGGCGGATTCACCGAATAACACGCTGGAAGTGGTTGGCATTCTCAAAAGCTATGGCGTTATTCTCGATGCCTATTCCATCAATCTGCAACATATTGCCCACACCCAGTATCTGAAGTTATTTCCTTTTTTTAAATATTTCAACGGTAATATCAACGGCGATCGCCTGTTGAAACATTGGTGGCACAATCGTATTAACTACGAATATGCAGAATATTGCATGAAAGCGATGATGTGGCATGGGGGGGGGAAATTGGATGAATACCTAGATAGTGCGGAATTCAAAGCCAACGTTAAAAAATTAATTAAAGCGAAAATCAAGGGTAATCCCTTTCTACAATTGCTTAATCAAATTTTTCCCGAATTTTTGCCTGAGCAAATGCGGATGATGGCCTACTATTCCGCCTTGGGTCAATTCTGGCGGGTGATGGCGGATATCTTTTTGAATTTATCTGACCGCTATGACCGGGGAGAAATTAAAACCATTCCCGCTGTGGTGCAACATATTCAAGACGGTTTAGTGGCCGATGCCGCCCGTCCCATTGTTTACCGGGTGGAGTTGGGAGGAACTAGCTATGATATTTTGCCCCCCAGTGCCAATTTAGCTTTTTTGATGGAAACCGCCGTGCCCTATGTAGAGGCAGTGTTTTTCCGGGGCACCCCCTTCCCTGGCACCATTTCCTATAACGCCCAGGCAGGACAAATTCCCCCGGACCAAAGCTTGTTTGCCTATGGAGCCCTCTACGCCGATCCCCTCCCCATTGGTGGAGCTGGCATTCCCCCCACTTTGTTAATGCAGGATATGCGCCACTTTTTACCAGACTATCTCCACCGGGTTTATCGGGCATCCCTACGACAAGAAGGGGATTTATTGGTGCAAATTTGTGAAAGTTTTCAAAAATCAATGTTTTGTGTCACCACCGCCGCCATCCGTGGTTTGGCCCCCCATCCCCTGGAGACCGATAATCCCGAGGAACAGGAGGCTAACCGGGCTTACCTAGAAAGTTGGATGAATCGTTTCCTCACTTCCCGGGTAGAAATTATTAACCAACCATCAACCATGGCCGATTAG
- the hmpF gene encoding pilus motility taxis protein HmpF — protein sequence MALPTGELKIRIKRELSRQNRLHCSGQRLVLYLAEIKKQTKNFLGGYKTEFKLLACQHSDQTWSALPNEENFQTDDMGEAKEGTLWILNLSGSRSLQGTPEVAAPELVRQLQKLSRLSEKLKEQQSEIERWRESLTFQFQELSQREMEIEAKESEVEDRASQLAQVEQQKYEVELAQQKLEGQREQLAELQQQFGSLLENSAENREVLQGILQRLGAYPEAIPALFKAAANAQQSTEQQQQIFNDHWQVVTNTEQELGRNQALIQQKQELLAIHGQELDAIAQELAKAKVQLTVEQQGVINGQKLLTQLKAEIGAAESLQTNLYRLATGAMSVNKDHQIDVQHLEQLPLGELEETVKALQTDMQKLARFVNDQEEELTLQCEEVDAIQARLDAADEYSRLTIEEELNEEQERKRMLDETLIGQRRNLKERQEVLLQHLKILRRRQGIVEIDDSIPNIDLDPVIQQLEERKHKLQGEKTKLEQDLQSTKQGLGEIETMIANLDQQYHGKKNNFENDRQEVEDLQKQTAALEAQARLLREALQPLQDQLDVIKPQLQEIQTLLFGG from the coding sequence GTGGCCCTGCCCACTGGCGAGCTTAAGATTAGAATAAAGCGAGAACTTTCCCGACAAAATCGTCTCCACTGCTCAGGACAACGACTTGTGCTCTATCTGGCTGAAATTAAGAAACAAACCAAAAACTTTTTAGGCGGTTATAAAACCGAGTTTAAACTTCTGGCCTGTCAGCACAGCGATCAGACCTGGAGTGCCCTGCCTAACGAAGAAAACTTCCAAACTGACGACATGGGAGAAGCCAAAGAAGGAACCCTTTGGATTCTAAACCTGAGTGGTAGTCGCTCCCTGCAAGGAACTCCAGAAGTGGCGGCACCGGAGTTAGTCCGGCAACTGCAAAAACTGTCCCGTCTCTCGGAAAAACTCAAAGAACAACAGAGCGAAATTGAACGTTGGCGAGAATCCCTTACCTTTCAGTTCCAGGAACTGAGCCAGCGGGAAATGGAAATTGAAGCCAAGGAATCGGAAGTTGAAGACCGAGCCAGTCAACTTGCCCAAGTAGAACAGCAAAAATATGAGGTGGAGCTAGCCCAACAAAAATTGGAAGGGCAAAGGGAGCAACTGGCCGAACTCCAACAGCAGTTTGGCAGTTTGTTAGAAAATAGCGCTGAAAATCGGGAAGTGTTACAGGGCATTCTCCAGCGCTTAGGGGCTTACCCCGAAGCCATTCCTGCTTTATTCAAAGCCGCAGCCAATGCCCAGCAAAGCACCGAACAACAACAACAGATCTTTAACGACCATTGGCAGGTGGTTACCAACACTGAACAGGAATTGGGTAGGAACCAGGCATTAATCCAGCAAAAACAAGAATTATTAGCTATCCATGGGCAGGAATTAGATGCCATTGCCCAAGAGTTGGCCAAAGCTAAAGTGCAACTGACGGTGGAACAACAGGGGGTGATTAACGGGCAAAAACTCTTGACCCAGTTGAAAGCTGAAATTGGAGCCGCTGAAAGCTTACAAACCAATCTCTATCGGCTGGCCACCGGTGCGATGAGCGTTAATAAAGATCACCAAATTGACGTGCAACACCTGGAGCAATTGCCCCTGGGGGAACTGGAAGAAACGGTCAAAGCATTGCAAACGGATATGCAAAAATTGGCCCGCTTTGTTAATGACCAAGAGGAAGAGTTAACTCTGCAGTGCGAAGAAGTGGACGCCATCCAGGCCCGCCTAGACGCCGCCGATGAGTACAGTCGCCTAACCATTGAGGAGGAGTTGAACGAAGAACAGGAAAGGAAACGCATGCTGGATGAAACTCTCATTGGTCAGCGACGCAACCTCAAGGAACGGCAGGAAGTATTGTTACAACACTTGAAAATTCTCCGTCGCCGTCAGGGCATTGTGGAAATTGACGACAGTATCCCCAACATTGACTTGGATCCAGTGATCCAACAATTGGAAGAGCGCAAGCATAAACTCCAAGGGGAAAAAACCAAGTTGGAACAGGATTTGCAGTCCACTAAGCAGGGTTTAGGGGAAATTGAAACGATGATTGCCAACCTCGACCAGCAGTACCACGGGAAAAAGAATAATTTTGAAAACGATCGCCAGGAAGTGGAAGATTTACAAAAACAGACAGCAGCACTGGAAGCCCAAGCTCGCTTGTTAAGGGAGGCTCTGCAACCCCTCCAGGATCAGTTGGATGTGATTAAACCCCAGTTGCAGGAAATCCAAACCCTCTTATTTGGTGGTTAG
- a CDS encoding LapA family protein, whose amino-acid sequence MLRRMSQLAIAMVLALGLISLALLTIQNVTPVALSFLTLQSIEMPVGLLLVFAVAGGLVVGSLLAPFSGGSGRRGIPSQQQLDREFDFDDLV is encoded by the coding sequence ATGCTACGTCGCATGAGTCAATTGGCGATCGCCATGGTTTTAGCGTTGGGGTTAATATCCCTGGCTTTATTGACCATCCAAAATGTCACCCCTGTGGCTCTGAGCTTTTTAACCTTGCAGTCCATTGAGATGCCGGTGGGTTTGCTGTTGGTGTTTGCAGTGGCCGGAGGATTGGTGGTGGGCAGTTTGTTGGCCCCGTTTTCCGGTGGCAGTGGGCGGCGGGGTATACCTTCCCAACAACAATTAGACCGGGAATTCGATTTTGACGATCTTGTATGA
- the crcB gene encoding fluoride efflux transporter CrcB translates to MNPLLQWLGAMPASLRSPLAIILGAIPGALARYYATIFLARIFGNDLPYATFLINFSGCVGMGLVVTLATQPALVSPDLRLLLAVGFLGSYTTFSTYALEVTSLWRTGQLAEGILYGLGSLVIGVIGVLLGSLIAHRLTI, encoded by the coding sequence ATGAATCCTTTGTTGCAATGGTTGGGGGCCATGCCAGCTTCTTTGCGATCGCCATTGGCCATTATTTTAGGAGCTATACCAGGGGCTTTGGCCCGTTACTATGCCACTATTTTTCTGGCCAGAATTTTCGGTAACGATTTACCCTATGCCACTTTTCTAATTAATTTTTCTGGTTGTGTGGGTATGGGGTTAGTGGTGACCTTGGCAACCCAGCCGGCCTTGGTATCCCCGGATTTAAGATTACTTTTAGCGGTGGGATTTTTGGGCTCTTACACCACCTTTTCCACCTATGCCTTGGAGGTAACTTCCCTCTGGCGCACGGGGCAGTTGGCCGAGGGCATACTCTACGGCCTAGGAAGTCTAGTGATCGGGGTGATCGGTGTATTGCTGGGCAGTTTGATTGCCCATCGCCTTACCATCTAG
- a CDS encoding FAD-dependent hydroxylase: MNSVAASITDNQFDVAIAGGGVVGLILAAGLRHTGLKIAIIEALPKEQALTKPQAYAISLLSGKILAGLGVWGNIKDSIGHFDRIQISDNNYKGTVPFAKEDVNELALGHVAEHPVILQALENCVEECPRITWFRPAELIGFTEGEKHKQVTLQQEGKQITLQTKLLVAADGARSRIRSLAGIKTKGWKYWQSCVAFTIQHQAPDNNTAFERFCDTGPMGILPLPGDRAQIVWTMPHHKAHSLINLTEADFIRELRQRIGDRLGEFRLVNARRLFPVQLMQSDCYVQPRLALVGDAAHCCHPVGGQGLNLGIRDGAALAQVIATAYSQGQDWGSLAVLKRYERWRKPENWLILGFTDLLDRFFSSHWLPAIALRRLGLEVLRLVPPAKKLALRLMTGLLGRRPQLATGQTSMGQ, from the coding sequence ATGAATTCTGTAGCCGCTTCCATAACTGATAACCAATTTGATGTGGCGATCGCCGGGGGAGGCGTTGTGGGGCTGATATTAGCGGCGGGTTTGCGCCATACGGGGCTGAAAATTGCCATTATCGAAGCGTTACCGAAGGAGCAGGCCCTAACTAAACCCCAAGCCTATGCCATTTCCCTGCTGTCGGGCAAAATTTTAGCGGGGCTGGGGGTCTGGGGAAATATCAAGGACTCTATCGGCCATTTCGACCGCATCCAAATTTCTGATAATAACTACAAAGGCACTGTCCCCTTTGCCAAGGAAGATGTCAATGAATTGGCCCTGGGCCATGTGGCGGAACATCCAGTCATTCTGCAGGCGTTGGAAAATTGTGTAGAGGAATGTCCCCGCATTACCTGGTTCCGTCCTGCCGAGCTAATCGGTTTTACGGAGGGAGAAAAGCACAAACAGGTCACCCTCCAACAGGAAGGCAAGCAAATCACCCTACAAACCAAATTGTTGGTAGCGGCGGATGGAGCCCGTTCCCGCATCCGTTCCCTGGCTGGCATTAAAACGAAGGGTTGGAAATATTGGCAATCCTGTGTGGCTTTCACCATTCAGCACCAAGCCCCCGACAACAACACCGCCTTTGAGCGTTTTTGTGACACTGGCCCCATGGGGATTTTGCCCCTACCCGGCGACCGGGCCCAGATTGTCTGGACTATGCCCCACCATAAAGCCCATAGCCTAATTAACCTAACGGAAGCAGACTTTATTAGGGAATTGCGCCAACGCATTGGCGATCGCCTGGGGGAATTTCGTTTGGTCAATGCCCGTCGTTTATTTCCAGTGCAACTAATGCAGAGCGATTGTTATGTGCAACCCCGTTTAGCTTTGGTGGGGGATGCGGCTCACTGTTGTCATCCGGTGGGGGGTCAGGGGTTAAATCTGGGCATCCGGGATGGGGCGGCGTTGGCCCAGGTTATTGCCACTGCCTATAGCCAAGGGCAGGATTGGGGTTCCCTAGCAGTGCTCAAACGTTATGAGCGTTGGCGCAAACCAGAAAATTGGCTCATCCTCGGCTTTACCGATCTGCTGGATCGTTTCTTTTCTAGTCATTGGCTACCGGCGATCGCCTTGAGGAGGTTGGGCTTAGAAGTGTTGCGCCTAGTGCCCCCGGCGAAAAAGTTGGCCCTACGTTTGATGACTGGTTTACTGGGTCGCAGACCCCAACTGGCCACAGGGCAAACTTCAATGGGTCAGTAG
- a CDS encoding UDP-glucose/GDP-mannose dehydrogenase family protein — protein MRVCVIGTGYVGLVTGVCLAHIGHQVICVDNNEEKVKLMRAGQSPIYEPGLSELMVANMESGRLLFTTDLGKGVQESEILFIAVGTPALEDGSSDTRYVEAVARSIGEHLDERYRVIVNKSTVPIGSGDWVRMIVTEGNEAHQKQTGQAIAVNFDVVSNPEFLREGSAVYDTFNPDRIVLGGNNPQALALMRELYTPLIERRAGENPDLPPVPVVMTDLSSAEMIKYAANAFLATKISFINEVANICDRVGADVTQVAQGIGLDSRIGSKFLNAGIGWGGSCFPKDVSALIHTAKDYGYTTSILNAVVEVNQVQRLIVVEKLQQELKILKGKVIGLLGLTFKPDTDDMRDAPALNIIQQLNRLGAKVKAYDPIVSQSGVSHGLSGVQIESTPAMLADQCDALILVTEWQEFLKLDFPALASRMHQAVIIDGRNFLDKQKLQEAGFRYLGVGRS, from the coding sequence ATGCGTGTTTGTGTTATCGGAACGGGATATGTGGGTTTAGTCACCGGGGTTTGCCTGGCCCACATTGGTCATCAAGTGATTTGCGTTGATAACAATGAAGAAAAGGTCAAGCTCATGCGAGCGGGTCAGTCCCCCATTTATGAGCCTGGGCTATCGGAGTTGATGGTGGCCAATATGGAGAGCGGCCGATTGCTGTTCACCACAGATTTGGGCAAGGGAGTTCAGGAGAGTGAAATTCTTTTTATTGCCGTGGGCACCCCAGCCCTCGAGGATGGCTCCAGTGATACTCGCTATGTGGAAGCGGTAGCCCGCAGTATTGGTGAGCATTTGGATGAACGTTATCGGGTGATTGTCAATAAATCAACGGTGCCCATTGGTTCCGGGGATTGGGTGCGGATGATTGTCACCGAGGGCAATGAAGCCCATCAAAAACAGACGGGTCAGGCGATCGCCGTTAACTTTGACGTGGTCAGTAACCCGGAATTTTTGCGGGAGGGGTCTGCGGTTTACGATACGTTTAACCCGGACAGGATTGTGTTGGGGGGCAATAATCCCCAGGCGTTGGCCTTGATGCGGGAACTTTACACTCCCCTAATTGAAAGGCGGGCGGGAGAAAACCCTGATCTGCCGCCGGTACCAGTGGTGATGACTGACCTCAGTTCCGCTGAAATGATTAAGTATGCAGCCAATGCTTTTTTAGCTACCAAAATTAGTTTCATCAATGAAGTGGCTAATATCTGTGACCGGGTGGGGGCGGATGTGACTCAAGTGGCCCAGGGTATTGGTTTAGATTCACGCATCGGCAGTAAATTTCTCAACGCAGGCATCGGCTGGGGGGGCTCCTGCTTTCCTAAGGATGTGTCGGCGTTGATCCACACCGCTAAGGACTACGGCTACACCACCTCAATTTTGAATGCTGTGGTGGAGGTAAACCAAGTACAACGGCTGATTGTGGTGGAAAAACTACAGCAGGAGTTGAAAATCCTCAAAGGTAAGGTGATTGGCCTGTTGGGACTGACCTTTAAGCCCGATACGGATGATATGCGGGACGCTCCGGCTCTGAACATTATTCAGCAACTGAATCGCTTGGGGGCGAAAGTAAAAGCCTACGACCCGATTGTTTCCCAGTCTGGGGTAAGCCATGGGCTGTCGGGGGTGCAAATTGAGTCGACCCCAGCTATGTTGGCAGACCAGTGTGACGCCCTAATTTTGGTGACGGAATGGCAGGAGTTTTTAAAGTTAGATTTTCCGGCCCTGGCCAGCCGTATGCACCAGGCGGTGATCATTGATGGTCGTAATTTCCTCGATAAGCAAAAATTACAAGAAGCTGGATTCCGTTACCTGGGGGTTGGTCGTAGTTAG
- a CDS encoding HNH endonuclease — MAKVLVLNASYEPLNITHWQRAVVLLLKDKAEALENNGKLIYANFPLPSVIRLRQYIKVPYKEIPLTRRNVLERDRHTCQYCNYKGEQLTLDHIIPRSRGGGDSWENLVTACVRCNIKKGNRTPREAQMSLNYTPRRPYSGLLFEIIKHTRNDRNHEWRKYVIGI; from the coding sequence ATGGCTAAGGTTTTAGTCCTCAACGCTTCCTATGAACCTTTAAACATTACCCATTGGCAACGGGCAGTGGTGTTACTGCTGAAAGACAAGGCCGAAGCTCTGGAAAATAACGGCAAGCTGATCTATGCTAATTTCCCCCTGCCATCGGTGATCCGCTTGCGCCAATATATTAAGGTTCCCTACAAAGAAATCCCCCTTACCCGTCGTAATGTGCTAGAGCGAGATCGCCATACTTGCCAGTATTGTAACTACAAGGGAGAACAACTCACCCTAGACCATATTATTCCCCGTTCCAGGGGCGGGGGCGACAGTTGGGAAAACCTGGTCACTGCCTGTGTTCGCTGTAATATCAAAAAGGGTAACCGTACCCCCAGGGAAGCACAAATGTCCCTGAATTATACTCCCCGGCGTCCTTACAGCGGTTTGCTGTTTGAAATTATTAAACATACCCGCAATGACCGCAACCATGAATGGCGAAAATATGTGATTGGTATTTAA
- the psbU gene encoding photosystem II complex extrinsic protein PsbU, whose product MKFISRLLVACSLLIGLMGFLGADLAQALTPNPLLAELNAVDAKLTTDFGQKIDLNNSDIRDFRNLRGFYPNLASKIIENAPYDTVEEVLDMPGLSETQKSRLEANLGSFTVTEPSIELISGDDRINPGVY is encoded by the coding sequence ATGAAATTTATTTCCCGCCTACTGGTCGCGTGCAGCTTATTGATTGGACTGATGGGTTTTTTGGGAGCGGATTTGGCCCAGGCCCTTACCCCCAATCCTCTGTTGGCTGAACTGAACGCTGTGGATGCTAAATTGACCACGGATTTTGGCCAAAAAATTGATTTAAATAATAGTGATATTCGGGACTTTCGTAACCTGCGGGGTTTTTATCCCAACTTGGCCAGCAAAATCATCGAAAATGCTCCCTACGATACGGTAGAGGAAGTTTTGGATATGCCTGGTTTAAGCGAAACCCAAAAAAGCCGCTTGGAAGCCAATTTGGGTAGTTTCACCGTCACTGAACCTAGCATTGAGCTGATCTCCGGCGACGACCGCATTAATCCAGGGGTTTACTAA
- a CDS encoding FUSC family protein — MLAKLRQRLAFLARTNGTIDWGRGIRTFCGMAVPYLAGLVFGDPQLGLGVGLASQLILLADVGGLYSVRLKTILGAWIGAAIAMMVGMVVGDHGGISLMATILVLFISGYLTVYGEQGGMVGVVSSFAFLLGSQNASADSFELISLAIGGLWGLVLAIVIWPFRPNQPLRQMVANNYVILGNYLKAMAASSFDQDDPKAQSLVVQLRQNLLKSRQALVESQRYLWGQSKLRELLLVLIEHTERLNKPLMLLSEIINFHNLPQLQTVQILMEDAISALGDICLDLAQMVMGKRCLPNTNRLQLLLQALQQQQTLQKQALTEDFADYNSLATVTQLVTHLENLTSQLSQTIQMAQLLENPRLFHLGEGPDDEGFSTPAFTPWWEPLKNNFQLNSPLFRHGLRLAIGGMAGLLIAQITRIPYGFWIVLTLIFVLKPDFSLTFQRLSNRLVGTLLGVLVMSIALKLVQDPHTLSLLGILAIALGTSLLRFHYSVAVFFVTAFALILKAIVPEVPTEYALASRLVCTLIGSAIALVLGFSFLRQSERFRFTQAGVKMIVNLEAYFQQLTPALLGQGPIDQQEAERVRNQSRLAATGMQIALDRFINDPSTPLEKKEPALTTTNYLARLSRGFRVLISHLENSSGSTPPPAMELFTTQVEQSLNNLRLSLENQSSPDALPPMAETLKQIRDYHQHYQAQRIAEIGQQQGNTPIRRYLNDFNLVVEECQQIYQRLETIHSAIARFTDCPDLTHGIKLKSQPS, encoded by the coding sequence ATGCTGGCTAAACTTCGTCAACGCCTTGCTTTTTTAGCCCGTACCAATGGCACCATTGATTGGGGTAGGGGCATTCGGACTTTTTGCGGCATGGCGGTGCCCTACTTGGCTGGCCTGGTTTTTGGTGATCCTCAGCTTGGTTTAGGCGTCGGTTTAGCTTCTCAGTTAATCCTGTTGGCCGACGTGGGGGGACTGTACTCGGTTCGCTTGAAAACTATTTTGGGAGCTTGGATTGGAGCGGCGATCGCCATGATGGTGGGCATGGTGGTAGGGGATCATGGCGGAATCAGTTTGATGGCGACGATTTTAGTACTATTCATTTCTGGTTATTTGACGGTGTATGGAGAACAGGGGGGCATGGTGGGAGTAGTCAGCAGTTTTGCTTTCCTGTTGGGCTCCCAAAATGCTAGTGCTGATTCTTTTGAACTTATTTCCCTGGCGATCGGCGGCCTATGGGGTTTGGTGTTAGCCATCGTCATTTGGCCCTTCCGCCCCAATCAACCTTTACGGCAAATGGTGGCTAATAACTATGTCATTTTGGGCAATTATCTCAAAGCTATGGCAGCATCAAGCTTTGACCAAGATGACCCCAAGGCCCAGTCCCTGGTGGTGCAACTAAGACAAAATCTGCTCAAATCCCGTCAAGCTTTAGTGGAGAGCCAGCGGTATCTGTGGGGCCAGAGTAAATTACGGGAGTTGTTGCTGGTACTGATTGAACATACAGAACGTTTGAATAAGCCCCTGATGTTACTGAGTGAAATTATCAACTTTCACAATTTGCCCCAATTGCAAACAGTACAAATTTTGATGGAGGATGCCATTAGTGCGCTGGGAGATATTTGTTTGGATTTGGCCCAGATGGTGATGGGAAAGCGGTGCCTTCCCAATACGAACCGTCTGCAACTATTACTGCAAGCTTTACAACAACAACAAACCTTACAAAAACAGGCCCTAACAGAAGATTTTGCTGACTATAATAGCCTGGCCACTGTTACCCAACTAGTTACCCATTTAGAAAACCTGACCAGTCAATTATCCCAAACCATTCAAATGGCCCAACTACTGGAAAATCCCCGGTTGTTTCACCTAGGGGAAGGGCCCGATGATGAAGGATTTTCAACCCCAGCCTTTACGCCTTGGTGGGAACCCCTCAAAAATAATTTTCAGCTCAACTCTCCCCTGTTTCGCCATGGTTTACGGTTGGCGATCGGTGGCATGGCAGGGCTATTGATTGCCCAAATTACCCGCATTCCCTACGGTTTTTGGATTGTTTTAACCCTGATTTTTGTACTCAAGCCGGACTTTAGCTTGACTTTCCAGCGCCTATCCAACCGTCTGGTGGGCACTCTGTTGGGGGTGTTGGTCATGTCCATTGCCCTCAAACTGGTGCAAGATCCCCATACCCTTAGTTTGCTCGGTATTTTGGCGATCGCCTTGGGTACTTCCCTGCTGAGATTTCATTACAGTGTGGCAGTCTTTTTTGTCACAGCTTTTGCTTTAATTCTTAAGGCTATTGTGCCCGAAGTCCCGACGGAGTATGCCCTGGCGTCCCGCTTGGTCTGTACCCTCATTGGCAGTGCAATCGCCCTGGTGTTGGGGTTCAGTTTTTTGCGGCAGTCAGAACGTTTTCGTTTCACCCAAGCTGGGGTCAAAATGATTGTCAATTTAGAAGCTTACTTTCAACAGTTAACCCCGGCCCTGTTGGGGCAAGGCCCCATTGATCAGCAAGAAGCAGAAAGAGTCCGCAATCAGAGCAGGTTGGCCGCCACCGGCATGCAAATTGCCCTAGACCGTTTCATCAATGACCCCAGTACTCCTCTGGAAAAAAAGGAACCAGCCTTGACTACCACTAACTATTTAGCCCGGTTAAGTCGGGGTTTTCGAGTATTGATCAGTCATTTGGAAAATAGCTCCGGCAGCACTCCTCCCCCTGCCATGGAACTGTTTACAACCCAAGTTGAGCAAAGTTTAAACAATTTACGCCTTTCCCTAGAAAATCAGTCCTCACCGGATGCATTGCCCCCCATGGCGGAAACCTTAAAACAAATCCGAGATTATCATCAGCATTACCAGGCCCAAAGAATTGCGGAAATTGGTCAGCAACAGGGCAATACCCCCATCCGCCGTTATTTAAATGACTTTAACCTGGTGGTGGAGGAATGCCAGCAGATTTACCAACGTCTAGAAACGATCCACTCGGCGATCGCCAGATTCACCGACTGCCCCGACCTGACCCATGGGATCAAACTGAAAAGTCAGCCCAGTTAA
- a CDS encoding ATP-dependent 6-phosphofructokinase codes for MGEIKRIGILTSGGDCAGLNAVIRSVVHHAIGTYGWEVVGIQEATQGLMENPPKAIALHRDNIDHLLMMGGTFLGTTNKGDPFAFPMGDGTVKDRTEDIIAGYRQLGLDALIGIGGDGSLAILRRIAQQGCINLVGIPKTIDNDVGATEISIGFDTATNIATEALDRLHFTAASHNRVMVLEVMGRDAGHIALAAGIGGGADIILIPEIPYRIESVCNKIRQRQAQGKNFCLVMVSEAVRTELGDQVKQIQQFGEDRYGGIGKYIAEQIAQRTGAETRVTVLGHIQRGGIPSPFDRLLGSVFGVAAVDLIAEGKFDHMVAWRNRQTISVPIEEAIQTYQTVELDGALVKTARGLGICLGND; via the coding sequence ATGGGGGAAATTAAACGCATTGGTATTTTAACCAGTGGAGGAGACTGTGCCGGACTAAACGCCGTGATCCGCTCCGTGGTACACCATGCCATTGGCACCTATGGTTGGGAGGTTGTTGGCATTCAGGAAGCAACCCAGGGACTAATGGAAAATCCTCCCAAGGCGATCGCCCTGCACCGGGACAACATTGACCATTTGTTAATGATGGGGGGTACTTTTTTAGGCACCACTAATAAGGGTGATCCGTTCGCTTTTCCCATGGGGGACGGCACGGTAAAGGACCGCACAGAAGATATTATTGCCGGTTATCGCCAGTTGGGATTGGATGCGTTAATTGGCATTGGTGGGGATGGCAGTTTGGCCATTTTGCGCCGCATTGCCCAACAGGGGTGCATTAACCTGGTGGGAATTCCCAAAACCATTGACAACGACGTGGGGGCTACCGAAATCTCCATTGGCTTCGACACCGCCACCAACATTGCCACCGAAGCCTTGGACCGCCTCCATTTCACCGCCGCTAGCCACAACCGGGTCATGGTGCTGGAAGTGATGGGTAGGGATGCGGGGCACATTGCCCTAGCCGCTGGCATTGGGGGGGGAGCAGACATTATCCTCATTCCCGAAATTCCCTACCGCATTGAAAGTGTGTGCAACAAAATTCGCCAACGCCAAGCCCAGGGAAAAAACTTTTGCCTGGTGATGGTGTCGGAAGCGGTACGCACGGAATTAGGAGATCAGGTCAAACAAATCCAACAATTTGGCGAAGACCGCTACGGTGGCATTGGTAAATACATTGCGGAACAGATTGCCCAACGCACCGGGGCAGAAACCAGGGTGACTGTACTGGGGCATATCCAACGAGGGGGCATTCCTTCCCCCTTCGATCGCCTGTTGGGCAGTGTGTTTGGGGTGGCGGCGGTGGACCTAATTGCGGAGGGTAAATTTGACCACATGGTGGCCTGGCGTAATCGTCAAACCATTAGTGTACCCATTGAAGAAGCGATCCAAACCTATCAAACGGTGGAGTTGGATGGGGCACTGGTCAAAACCGCCCGGGGATTGGGCATTTGCCTAGGCAATGATTAA